The genomic window CCGCACAGTCGCCAAGTACCGCGAAGCCCTTAAAATTCCACCAGTCAGCTTGCGAAAATCTTTGTAAATATTGTTCTTGAAATTTTGCCTTAAATTGCTATATATGATTTAGCTCAAACAGGTTTTTCAGATTGGGCCCATAGTAATAGCGATAGTGTCATCAAGTAACATCACCATAGGAGCGTTTTATGAATCTCACCATCAGTGGTCATCACCTTGAAGTAACTCCTGCAATTCGTGAACATGTACAAAATAAGCTAGAACGTATCAGGCGACACTTCGATCAAGTCATTGATATCGCCGTCACCCTGACGGTCGACAAGCTCCGAGAAAAGGACAAACGTCATAAGGCAGATATTAATCTGCACATCAGCGGTAAAGATATCCACGTAGAAAGTCTGGCGCATGATCTGTATGCAGCCATCGACACTCTGGTAGACAAACTAGATAGACAGGTCATTAAACACAAAGACAAAATTCAGGAACATCCG from Undibacterium parvum includes these protein-coding regions:
- the hpf gene encoding ribosome hibernation-promoting factor, HPF/YfiA family yields the protein MNLTISGHHLEVTPAIREHVQNKLERIRRHFDQVIDIAVTLTVDKLREKDKRHKADINLHISGKDIHVESLAHDLYAAIDTLVDKLDRQVIKHKDKIQEHPHQAIKHIPDPASV